The following proteins are encoded in a genomic region of Desulfosporosinus youngiae DSM 17734:
- a CDS encoding DUF4352 domain-containing protein produces MKRKLINWIILVAAIGMMQFVIYPTFIAPYTPINTGDGSSKIGDTVTVDNLEYTINQTKSDAYSGGTLAYILGTGKKTVHVSVTIKNSTKKDYSFNVNLHFVVIGAKKDSIPIPLSTTNLNQTILAGGTIQGEFSYEAQSNHKYFIMNILKNTNDEFDPSAEIALINLVTP; encoded by the coding sequence ATGAAAAGAAAATTAATCAACTGGATAATATTGGTCGCAGCAATTGGGATGATGCAATTTGTTATTTATCCCACATTTATTGCTCCATATACACCGATAAATACCGGCGATGGAAGTAGTAAGATTGGTGATACTGTGACCGTTGATAACCTGGAATATACTATTAACCAGACTAAATCCGATGCCTATTCTGGTGGGACTTTAGCCTATATTTTAGGAACTGGCAAGAAAACAGTCCATGTATCTGTAACAATTAAGAATTCCACGAAAAAGGATTATAGTTTTAATGTCAATCTCCATTTTGTGGTTATCGGTGCTAAGAAAGATTCTATCCCAATTCCTTTATCTACTACAAATTTAAATCAGACTATCCTGGCAGGAGGAACTATTCAAGGCGAATTTTCCTATGAAGCCCAATCTAACCACAAATATTTTATTATGAATATATTAAAGAACACAAATGATGAATTTGATCCTTCAGCAGAAATAGCCCTGATCAATTTAGTAACCCCATAG
- a CDS encoding RNA polymerase sigma factor: protein MSMQDPKVTELYQENYPKVFSFLLNATNDPVLTEDLVQETFIRALNKLDTFRHEASIIVWLNRIGYNLFLDHVRKKNPILIDDFEGQVITEDSSAEEVEQKLMSECIRSKIQLLRENYRTPLYLDINGYSNQEIAEILNCSLDNAKIRLHRAKKKIKEILDDDCNMYYDERNVLCCSQKK from the coding sequence ATGAGCATGCAGGACCCCAAGGTTACAGAGCTTTATCAAGAGAATTACCCCAAGGTTTTTTCATTTCTGTTAAATGCCACAAATGATCCTGTTCTTACTGAGGATCTGGTTCAGGAGACTTTTATCAGAGCGCTGAATAAGCTGGATACGTTCCGACATGAAGCCAGCATCATCGTTTGGTTAAACAGAATTGGCTACAATTTGTTTCTGGATCACGTGCGGAAGAAAAATCCCATTTTGATCGATGACTTTGAGGGGCAAGTGATTACGGAAGACAGCTCTGCTGAAGAAGTAGAACAAAAACTGATGTCGGAATGTATTAGAAGCAAAATCCAGCTGTTACGTGAAAATTACCGCACTCCTTTGTATCTGGATATCAATGGCTATAGCAATCAGGAAATCGCAGAAATCCTTAATTGTTCCCTGGACAATGCCAAAATCCGATTACACCGTGCCAAGAAAAAGATCAAAGAGATTCTGGATGATGATTGCAATATGTACTATGATGAAAGAAATGTTCTATGCTGCTCTCAAAAGAAGTAG
- a CDS encoding iron-containing alcohol dehydrogenase translates to MSIIHQVYGYYMPTVNLMGAGAAQETGKQAKLLGGEKVLLVTDAFLEKIGMAQEIADIIEKEGVKVVIFGGAEPNPTDKNVHDGYDIYTKEGCNLIVSVGGGSSHDCAKGIGLVAGNGGRINDYEGVDKSPLPMAPMIAINTTAGTAAEMTRFCIITDAERHIKMAIVDWHVTPNVSINDPLLMMKQPPSLTAATGMDALTHAVEAYVSTAATPVTDSAALMAFKLIPRYLRRAVANGDDFEARDKMAYAQLLAGMAFNNASLGYVHAMAHQLGGFYNLPHGVCNAILLPHVCRFNMIGNLDRFAEIAEAMGENIDGLSVREAAEKCLTAIATLSADVGIPSGLNELNVKEEDLTVMATNAKLDACQLTNPRTATLEQVIQIYKNAM, encoded by the coding sequence ATGTCAATTATTCATCAAGTGTATGGGTATTACATGCCTACAGTTAACCTAATGGGTGCCGGAGCAGCACAAGAAACTGGCAAACAAGCAAAATTACTGGGTGGAGAAAAAGTTCTGCTGGTGACCGACGCCTTTCTCGAAAAAATAGGAATGGCCCAAGAAATTGCTGATATCATCGAAAAAGAAGGCGTCAAAGTTGTAATTTTTGGTGGTGCTGAACCAAATCCGACGGATAAAAACGTGCATGATGGATATGACATTTATACGAAAGAAGGATGTAACCTGATCGTTTCCGTAGGCGGAGGATCTTCCCATGATTGCGCCAAAGGGATTGGCCTGGTGGCAGGTAATGGCGGAAGAATTAATGATTATGAAGGGGTCGATAAATCTCCATTGCCGATGGCTCCAATGATTGCCATTAACACGACGGCCGGTACAGCCGCTGAAATGACAAGATTCTGTATTATCACGGATGCTGAGCGACATATAAAAATGGCTATTGTTGACTGGCATGTAACCCCGAATGTTTCGATTAATGATCCTTTGTTAATGATGAAACAACCGCCCAGCTTAACTGCCGCTACCGGGATGGATGCTCTTACTCATGCTGTCGAGGCTTATGTTTCCACAGCTGCCACGCCGGTGACTGATTCGGCTGCCTTAATGGCGTTTAAACTTATCCCCAGATATCTGCGCCGTGCTGTAGCAAATGGCGATGATTTTGAGGCTCGTGACAAGATGGCTTATGCACAATTATTGGCTGGTATGGCGTTTAATAATGCGAGCTTAGGTTATGTTCATGCGATGGCACATCAATTAGGCGGATTCTATAATTTGCCTCATGGTGTCTGTAACGCGATCCTTCTTCCCCACGTTTGTCGCTTCAATATGATCGGTAATCTCGATCGTTTTGCTGAGATTGCTGAGGCAATGGGAGAAAATATTGATGGACTTTCGGTCAGAGAAGCTGCAGAAAAATGCTTAACCGCCATCGCCACATTGTCCGCTGATGTCGGAATTCCTTCCGGGTTAAATGAATTGAATGTTAAAGAAGAAGACTTAACTGTGATGGCCACCAATGCGAAATTAGATGCTTGTCAATTAACTAATCCTCGTACTGCCACACTTGAACAAGTGATTCAAATCTATAAGAACGCAATGTAA
- a CDS encoding MFS transporter has translation MKDNKRTFAASPLMMLICGSIILALALGFRQSFGIFLKPMTGDLGYGRETFSLALALQNLVWGITQPFTGWIADKYGTSKALLIGALAYVLGLAFMAYSSTGVGLTLSAGVLIGIGLGGSSFAVIFGALGRAFEARRRSLVLGIAGMGASFGMFVVPPSAQSLINSFGWFKTIIILAMTCILMFVLSIGLIEEKKPLQEKRDTGSALSEAFKHRDFWLLGIGFAVCGFQVVFMLTHLAAYVQDQGLTQTVAVNALAIIGFTNMLGSLLAGYLGGKFPKPYLLSAIFFLRAIIILIFILTPISQTTVYLFSGAIGLIWLGTVPLTNGTLATIFGVKYLSTLSGLIFVMHQIGSFAGGWLGGVLFDRTGSYQAIWITAILLSFVAALSYLPVKERPISELKTESQQSNEANA, from the coding sequence ATGAAGGATAATAAACGGACTTTTGCAGCATCACCTCTCATGATGTTGATATGCGGCAGTATTATATTAGCCCTGGCTTTGGGCTTCCGGCAAAGCTTTGGGATTTTCTTAAAACCTATGACCGGCGATTTGGGATACGGTAGGGAGACGTTCTCTTTGGCATTGGCACTACAGAATTTGGTTTGGGGAATTACTCAGCCTTTTACAGGCTGGATTGCCGACAAATATGGAACCAGTAAGGCTTTGCTGATTGGAGCCTTAGCTTATGTACTGGGACTGGCATTTATGGCCTACTCTTCAACTGGTGTAGGGCTAACCCTCAGCGCTGGGGTGCTGATCGGGATAGGACTGGGCGGAAGCAGCTTTGCGGTTATTTTTGGCGCACTGGGCCGGGCATTTGAAGCGAGAAGAAGGAGTCTGGTGCTGGGTATTGCAGGAATGGGTGCATCCTTTGGTATGTTCGTGGTTCCCCCTTCTGCACAGTCATTGATCAACTCTTTTGGCTGGTTTAAGACGATCATTATACTGGCCATGACCTGTATCCTAATGTTCGTGCTCTCCATAGGGCTGATTGAGGAGAAGAAGCCGCTTCAGGAAAAAAGGGATACAGGCTCAGCATTGAGTGAGGCATTTAAGCATCGGGATTTCTGGTTATTAGGTATTGGGTTTGCCGTTTGCGGTTTTCAGGTTGTTTTTATGCTTACGCACTTAGCGGCCTATGTTCAAGACCAGGGACTTACGCAAACCGTTGCGGTAAACGCCTTGGCGATCATTGGGTTTACTAATATGCTTGGTTCTTTACTGGCCGGATATTTGGGAGGCAAGTTTCCCAAACCTTATTTGCTCAGCGCCATCTTTTTTCTCCGGGCAATAATTATCCTGATATTTATCTTAACGCCGATCAGTCAAACTACGGTGTATCTGTTCTCAGGTGCGATTGGGCTGATCTGGCTGGGAACGGTACCTCTGACCAATGGGACTTTAGCGACTATCTTTGGGGTCAAATACCTTTCCACCCTTTCGGGCCTAATCTTTGTCATGCATCAGATCGGCAGCTTTGCCGGAGGCTGGTTGGGGGGAGTGCTGTTCGATCGGACCGGCTCATATCAGGCGATCTGGATAACGGCAATACTTTTGAGTTTTGTTGCTGCACTCAGTTATTTGCCAGTTAAAGAAAGACCAATCTCGGAGCTGAAAACAGAGAGTCAGCAAAGCAATGAGGCTAATGCATAA
- a CDS encoding carboxymuconolactone decarboxylase family protein gives MSFDVKTVELIAIGASVAANCHPCIQTHVNKGLKAGLTEEEIKEAIEVGRTVRSGAANSMDKLVSNPAELIANPAKSSGKCC, from the coding sequence ATGAGCTTTGATGTTAAAACAGTTGAGCTGATTGCCATAGGCGCTTCTGTGGCAGCAAATTGTCATCCCTGTATCCAGACCCATGTCAATAAGGGTTTAAAGGCTGGACTTACAGAAGAGGAAATCAAAGAGGCGATTGAAGTCGGAAGAACAGTGAGAAGCGGGGCAGCTAACAGTATGGATAAACTGGTTTCAAACCCTGCGGAGCTTATTGCCAACCCGGCAAAAAGCAGCGGCAAATGTTGCTAG
- a CDS encoding helix-turn-helix transcriptional regulator, protein MSETLTAAEAAKILKVSTYTLYELVKRGEIPAHHIGRQLRINPAVLQKYLHGTADSPTAQSTTSHNSPALPMLRFIGSHDPVVELLFEFLRHSAIPVESSLSFKGSMDGLIALYRREADISGVHLWDESSKDYNISFVKHVLPGESFCIVNLVQREQGFIVAPGNPFNIRTWADISIEGLQFINRQKGSGTRLRLDAFLKSAKISPGRILGYEHEETTHSGVACLVASGQADAGLGVKSAAQRLGLGFIPLFNERYDLVCLGKTAKSPVWQRLQEVLNSPGFIQAINQQQGYDTSLTGSIILKT, encoded by the coding sequence ATGAGTGAAACCTTAACGGCTGCCGAAGCTGCTAAAATCCTGAAAGTTTCAACATACACCCTTTATGAGCTTGTTAAACGCGGCGAGATACCAGCCCACCACATAGGCCGACAACTTCGCATTAACCCGGCTGTTCTACAGAAATACCTACACGGAACAGCTGACAGTCCCACTGCACAGTCAACTACATCTCATAATTCACCTGCTTTGCCAATGCTTCGCTTTATTGGAAGTCACGATCCTGTCGTCGAACTGCTTTTTGAGTTTCTCAGGCATTCTGCAATACCTGTCGAGTCTTCTCTATCATTTAAAGGGAGTATGGATGGACTTATTGCCCTCTATCGCCGAGAAGCGGATATTTCGGGAGTACATCTTTGGGATGAATCCTCCAAAGACTATAATATCTCCTTTGTCAAGCATGTTCTTCCCGGGGAATCCTTTTGTATCGTGAATTTAGTTCAACGGGAACAAGGGTTCATCGTTGCCCCCGGCAATCCTTTTAATATCCGGACCTGGGCCGACATTTCAATAGAAGGTTTGCAATTTATCAACCGGCAAAAAGGATCCGGAACCCGTCTGCGCCTTGATGCTTTTCTTAAATCTGCTAAGATTTCTCCCGGCCGGATTTTAGGCTATGAACATGAAGAAACCACCCACTCCGGAGTTGCTTGCCTCGTAGCGAGTGGACAGGCCGATGCCGGCCTCGGAGTAAAATCAGCGGCCCAAAGGCTTGGCCTGGGTTTTATCCCTCTATTTAATGAGCGCTATGATCTCGTCTGTTTAGGGAAAACCGCTAAATCTCCTGTTTGGCAACGACTGCAGGAAGTTTTAAATTCCCCGGGATTCATTCAGGCTATTAACCAACAGCAAGGGTATGATACCTCTTTAACAGGCAGCATAATTTTAAAAACTTAA
- a CDS encoding substrate-binding domain-containing protein — translation MKIRHYINSSFALLIIALMILAVGCGKTTPAPQTSEPPKPANPDLILATTTSTQDSGLLDALIPVFEQNTGYKVKTVAVGTGAALAMGEKGDADVLLVHAPASEKKLVDNQTAINYQLVMHNDFIIVGPAADPAKVKETKTTTDALKAIAASSSIFVSRGDDSGTDKMEKALWTQAAVKPSEDKYQATGQGMGQTLTVTSEKEGYTLTDRATFLATQKNLTLEILLQGDASLLNIYHVMQVNPEKFPKVNADGAKAFVDFMTSPDTQTLIGTFGKDKYGQALFFPDAGKKMEDLGK, via the coding sequence ATGAAGATTAGACATTACATTAATTCTAGTTTCGCACTCCTTATTATTGCCCTTATGATACTCGCCGTAGGGTGCGGAAAAACAACTCCGGCACCTCAAACATCTGAACCTCCAAAACCTGCAAACCCCGACTTGATTTTAGCTACCACCACAAGTACCCAAGACAGTGGTCTGCTCGATGCCCTTATCCCTGTTTTCGAACAAAATACGGGCTATAAGGTCAAAACAGTTGCTGTAGGTACAGGAGCTGCTTTAGCCATGGGGGAAAAAGGGGATGCAGATGTACTATTAGTACATGCTCCCGCCTCGGAAAAAAAATTAGTTGACAACCAAACCGCCATCAACTACCAACTTGTTATGCATAACGATTTCATTATCGTAGGCCCTGCTGCTGATCCTGCTAAAGTTAAAGAGACAAAAACAACGACAGACGCCTTAAAAGCTATAGCTGCCAGTTCCTCAATCTTTGTCTCCCGCGGGGATGATTCCGGAACCGACAAAATGGAAAAAGCTTTATGGACCCAAGCTGCTGTTAAACCTTCTGAAGATAAATATCAAGCAACCGGGCAGGGCATGGGACAGACCCTCACCGTGACTTCTGAGAAAGAGGGATATACCTTAACAGACCGGGCAACCTTCCTGGCGACTCAGAAAAACTTAACCCTTGAGATCCTGCTTCAAGGAGATGCGTCCCTCTTAAATATTTATCACGTCATGCAAGTTAATCCTGAAAAGTTTCCTAAAGTAAATGCCGATGGAGCTAAAGCTTTTGTGGATTTTATGACAAGTCCGGACACTCAGACACTGATCGGTACCTTTGGCAAAGACAAATATGGCCAGGCCCTCTTCTTTCCTGATGCCGGCAAAAAAATGGAGGACCTGGGCAAGTAA
- a CDS encoding ABC transporter permease gives MEMIWEGIRAAIHLLLTGDPEVLEITWLTLKISGAGTLISLLIGIPFGTLLALKPFPGRRFILSIVNTGMGLPPVVVGLWVSIFLWRSGPFGFLNIIYTPTAIIIAQAIIASPIIAALTCAALQQTDPKLRLQIRALGATRLQYIGLLLREIRFALLAAIIAGFGAIVSEIGASMAVGGNIKGQTRVLTTATVLEVSKGNFDIAIALSIILCLLAYGATLCLTLLQQKQQGGS, from the coding sequence GTGGAAATGATTTGGGAAGGAATCCGAGCAGCCATTCACCTCCTGTTGACCGGAGATCCCGAAGTTTTGGAAATTACCTGGCTAACCCTCAAAATTTCCGGTGCCGGAACACTAATCAGCCTCCTCATCGGAATTCCCTTTGGTACACTCCTAGCTCTCAAACCCTTCCCGGGACGGCGCTTTATTCTAAGCATCGTCAACACCGGGATGGGTTTGCCTCCGGTAGTCGTTGGCTTATGGGTTTCCATCTTTCTTTGGCGCTCCGGCCCTTTTGGTTTCTTAAACATCATCTATACTCCAACCGCCATTATCATTGCCCAAGCTATTATTGCCTCTCCTATTATCGCCGCCTTGACCTGTGCCGCTCTTCAACAAACGGATCCAAAACTAAGACTTCAAATCCGGGCGCTGGGGGCTACCCGTCTGCAATATATCGGGCTGCTTCTCAGGGAAATCCGTTTTGCTCTTTTGGCCGCCATTATTGCCGGATTCGGCGCTATTGTCTCTGAGATCGGGGCATCAATGGCTGTCGGAGGAAATATTAAAGGACAGACCCGAGTACTTACCACGGCAACTGTCCTGGAGGTCTCGAAAGGCAACTTTGACATTGCCATTGCCTTAAGTATAATTTTATGCCTCTTAGCCTATGGGGCCACCTTATGCTTAACTTTACTTCAACAGAAACAACAAGGAGGCTCTTAA
- a CDS encoding antirestriction protein ArdA encodes MLKVFLTRGNQGQGVWLDLPTSPAEMGEVHAVLDGIDSENLNTRISATISSVSNLKRYIHEDDSLAQLDTLATVINKMSDRDAAIFSAALDLESVNGIEDLMRITGNLQSYKFFQDVTTPRELGIYLVESGDIDIHDSAWPYLDYEKVAAVYESNHGGAYTLLGYVVKNDSNPTQTISEEEQIGGGTLKEKDYRVCPSVGIIDSELWRAVTARLRASFSDEETAKPRDFVIGQNADGRSEVAGQRPIKTQDDETSVSFWNSGKHVLKSEQELKPHTAPDPRSNMQIQLGPADDKEYIFKLNVYLGASVLWMSMKGSPLPDASSRAMKEWECVTLSI; translated from the coding sequence ATGTTAAAAGTATTTCTGACCAGGGGTAACCAAGGGCAAGGTGTCTGGCTTGACCTGCCCACATCTCCCGCAGAGATGGGCGAAGTCCATGCAGTACTGGATGGCATTGACTCAGAAAACCTGAACACTCGCATATCGGCAACCATATCTTCCGTTTCCAACTTGAAAAGGTACATTCATGAAGATGATTCCCTTGCACAGTTAGATACCCTGGCAACGGTGATTAATAAAATGTCCGATAGGGATGCGGCCATCTTCTCCGCCGCGCTGGACTTGGAATCGGTGAATGGGATTGAAGATCTTATGAGAATTACAGGCAATCTGCAAAGTTATAAATTCTTTCAGGATGTCACTACTCCGAGAGAGCTGGGCATCTACCTTGTGGAAAGCGGTGACATTGATATTCATGATAGCGCGTGGCCCTATCTGGATTATGAAAAGGTGGCAGCGGTATACGAGTCCAACCATGGCGGAGCATATACTCTCCTTGGATATGTGGTGAAAAACGATAGCAATCCTACTCAAACCATTTCAGAAGAAGAACAAATTGGCGGAGGTACTCTCAAAGAAAAGGACTACAGAGTGTGCCCGTCAGTGGGGATTATCGACAGCGAATTGTGGCGAGCTGTGACCGCTAGGTTAAGAGCATCTTTTTCCGATGAGGAAACAGCCAAGCCTCGGGATTTTGTGATCGGTCAAAATGCAGATGGCCGAAGTGAAGTAGCCGGGCAGCGTCCCATCAAAACACAGGACGATGAAACCTCCGTCAGCTTCTGGAACAGTGGCAAGCACGTTCTTAAGTCCGAGCAGGAGCTGAAACCACACACGGCCCCTGATCCCAGAAGCAATATGCAAATACAGCTTGGTCCCGCCGATGACAAAGAATATATTTTCAAGCTTAATGTTTATCTTGGCGCATCAGTACTATGGATGAGTATGAAAGGATCGCCTTTGCCGGATGCGTCATCAAGGGCGATGAAAGAATGGGAATGCGTGACCTTATCAATCTGA
- a CDS encoding type IV secretory system conjugative DNA transfer family protein, with the protein MQVSQIITLVVVALTMFGVIGFLSLEYTCACGMSFITTDTKGDLYRNYGSIAEELYGYQVAVIDLRNPTRSDGNNLLHLVNRYMDLYLTNPQNLAYKARAEKYAKITAKTIINSGGFDVASAGQNAFFYDAAEGLLTSVILLIAEYCEPKQRHIVSVFKLIQDLLAPSGVKGRTLFQLLLAHLPDEHKTKWFAGAALNSAEQAMQSVLSTALSRLNAFLDSELEQVLCFDTAIDPERFVLKKCYFSSYARRDNTKYFIISLIVQQLYREILSVDDEYGGKLPNRVMMFLDEIGTDIIEGPRQ; encoded by the coding sequence GTGCAGGTATCCCAAATCATTACACTGGTCGTCGTGGCGCTGACCATGTTCGGCGTGATCGGCTTTTTATCCCTGGAATATACCTGTGCCTGCGGCATGAGTTTTATCACGACGGATACCAAAGGTGACCTCTACCGCAATTACGGTAGCATTGCCGAGGAGCTTTATGGCTACCAGGTGGCCGTCATTGACCTGAGAAACCCCACCCGCTCGGACGGCAATAATCTTCTCCATCTCGTCAACCGGTACATGGATCTGTACCTTACCAATCCTCAGAATCTGGCGTACAAAGCCAGAGCAGAAAAATACGCCAAGATCACCGCCAAAACCATCATCAACTCCGGAGGCTTTGATGTGGCGTCCGCAGGGCAAAACGCATTCTTCTACGATGCGGCGGAAGGGCTTCTGACATCTGTCATTCTTTTGATTGCTGAATACTGCGAACCAAAGCAGCGGCACATTGTGTCTGTGTTCAAGCTCATTCAGGATCTGCTGGCACCCAGCGGCGTTAAGGGACGCACCCTGTTCCAGCTCCTTCTGGCTCACCTGCCGGACGAACACAAAACCAAATGGTTTGCAGGCGCGGCTCTTAATTCTGCGGAACAGGCCATGCAGAGCGTCCTCTCTACTGCCCTTTCAAGGCTCAACGCCTTTCTGGACTCCGAACTGGAGCAGGTGCTGTGTTTTGATACGGCCATCGACCCTGAAAGGTTTGTACTGAAAAAGTGCTATTTTTCTAGTTATGCCAGAAGAGATAACACGAAGTATTTCATCATCAGTCTGATCGTTCAGCAGCTCTACAGGGAAATTCTCTCGGTAGACGACGAGTATGGCGGCAAGCTCCCTAACCGGGTGATGATGTTCCTTGATGAAATCGGCACAGATATTATCGAAGGCCCTCGGCAGTAA
- a CDS encoding energy-coupling factor ABC transporter ATP-binding protein: protein MLKAQEITWVQDHKTILQSINFHLLPGECAGLIGPNGSGKSSLLKILAFLETPSSGQLFFQDQPVPKNVPLAIRRKIAIVFQESLLLNTRVFDNVAVGLKLRGVSGATIKKRADYWLEQFGVSHLAKQSARSLSGGEAQRVSLARAFAIEPDVLFLDEPFSALDAPTKEGLRVDLAKVFKSTQTTTVLVSHDFKDIAHLANRAVILLHGQVAAEGAPAELLKNPQQEDVTRFLAHFTF, encoded by the coding sequence ATGCTCAAAGCTCAGGAGATTACTTGGGTACAGGATCATAAAACTATTTTACAGAGTATAAATTTCCATTTGTTGCCGGGAGAATGTGCTGGTCTCATCGGTCCGAATGGATCCGGCAAAAGCAGTTTGTTGAAAATCCTGGCTTTTTTAGAGACTCCATCCTCCGGACAGCTCTTTTTTCAAGACCAACCCGTACCTAAAAACGTCCCCCTCGCTATTCGGCGAAAAATCGCTATTGTCTTTCAGGAGTCCCTCTTACTAAATACCCGTGTTTTTGACAATGTGGCTGTCGGCTTAAAACTTCGCGGTGTCTCCGGAGCAACTATCAAAAAACGAGCAGACTATTGGCTGGAGCAATTTGGAGTAAGCCATCTTGCTAAGCAGTCGGCACGCTCTCTCTCAGGCGGAGAAGCCCAGCGGGTCAGTTTAGCACGGGCCTTTGCCATTGAACCGGACGTTTTGTTTCTGGATGAACCCTTTTCTGCCCTGGATGCTCCCACCAAAGAGGGACTCCGGGTCGACCTGGCCAAAGTTTTTAAATCCACCCAAACTACCACCGTCTTAGTAAGCCATGATTTTAAAGATATAGCTCATTTAGCCAACCGGGCTGTGATTCTGCTCCATGGGCAAGTCGCGGCGGAAGGTGCTCCTGCTGAACTGCTAAAAAATCCTCAGCAAGAAGATGTCACCCGTTTTCTCGCTCACTTTACGTTCTGA
- a CDS encoding topoisomerase DNA-binding C4 zinc finger domain-containing protein, whose protein sequence is MRHGTHGAFFGCSNFPRCRSTKTIEEQTYAWFKEQGIRIYEVEQPCWKCGKPIKLRSYFPHLDLLLDQPELAQKLDLSIIRLSIVDTLDEYLSSKYQEIYSRFSKKFDGEYVANNCPYCHSLQGNTMSLKTAYNYLTERIRKRQ, encoded by the coding sequence GTGAGGCACGGGACGCATGGCGCTTTCTTCGGCTGCAGCAATTTTCCCCGATGCCGAAGCACGAAGACCATTGAAGAGCAAACATATGCCTGGTTTAAGGAGCAAGGAATTCGTATCTATGAGGTCGAACAGCCCTGCTGGAAATGTGGGAAACCGATAAAACTTCGCAGCTACTTTCCCCATCTTGATCTTCTGTTGGATCAGCCTGAACTGGCTCAAAAACTGGATTTAAGCATCATTCGGCTGAGTATTGTTGATACATTGGATGAGTATCTTTCCTCTAAGTACCAAGAAATATATTCGAGGTTCAGCAAGAAATTTGATGGCGAGTATGTGGCAAATAATTGCCCCTATTGTCACAGCCTACAAGGCAATACTATGTCACTCAAAACTGCCTATAACTATTTGACTGAGCGGATTAGAAAACGTCAGTGA
- a CDS encoding DNA adenine methylase, translated as MNSIISWVGGKKALRDLIYQRMPKEFERYIEVFGSGGWVIFGKPPNTPMEVYNDFNSDLANLFRCVRDRPLAFLKELNFFPLNGRDEFSVLKKYLEKDEFTNPYLQEELELAERHLSELQFEEIKPILLENAQMNDVKRAAAFYKLIRYSYGSGYTSYSCQPFDIRKTFHLLWQGSRRLKNTVIENKDFAELIRQYDRESAFIYCDPPYYQTEGHYAVEFKKEDHARLRDTLAGCQGKWLLSYNDCEFIRELYQDFSIEAVSRINNLAQRYENGSEYAEVLISNYDTGERIRDMPSQINLFDAD; from the coding sequence ATGAACAGCATCATCAGCTGGGTAGGCGGTAAGAAAGCCCTACGGGATCTGATCTATCAGCGCATGCCCAAAGAATTTGAACGGTACATTGAGGTGTTCGGCAGCGGTGGCTGGGTGATCTTTGGCAAACCGCCCAACACACCTATGGAAGTCTACAACGATTTTAATTCTGACCTGGCCAACCTGTTCCGCTGTGTCCGTGACCGTCCCCTGGCTTTCTTAAAGGAACTGAACTTCTTTCCTCTCAATGGCCGTGATGAATTCAGTGTCCTGAAAAAATATCTGGAGAAGGATGAATTCACCAACCCGTACCTGCAGGAGGAACTGGAGCTTGCCGAGCGGCATCTTTCAGAACTGCAGTTTGAGGAAATCAAGCCGATCCTTTTGGAAAACGCTCAGATGAACGACGTCAAACGCGCTGCCGCCTTTTATAAACTGATCCGTTACAGCTACGGCAGCGGTTACACCAGTTACAGCTGCCAGCCTTTTGATATCCGGAAAACATTCCATCTGCTCTGGCAGGGAAGCCGGAGACTCAAGAATACGGTGATCGAGAACAAAGACTTTGCAGAACTCATTCGCCAGTACGACCGGGAGAGCGCCTTCATCTATTGTGATCCTCCCTATTACCAGACGGAAGGTCATTACGCTGTGGAATTCAAGAAAGAAGATCACGCCAGGCTGCGGGATACCTTGGCCGGCTGCCAGGGGAAATGGCTGCTCAGCTACAATGATTGCGAGTTCATCAGGGAATTGTATCAGGACTTCAGCATCGAGGCGGTCAGCCGCATCAATAACCTGGCCCAGCGCTACGAGAACGGCAGTGAATATGCTGAAGTCCTGATTTCCAATTATGACACCGGAGAGCGGATCCGGGATATGCCATCCCAAATCAATCTTTTCGATGCCGACTAG